Proteins encoded within one genomic window of Nonomuraea gerenzanensis:
- a CDS encoding glutamate ABC transporter substrate-binding protein, whose protein sequence is MRRAALAGAAVTVGLAACGGGGSYATVVDKIRNTGTVVVGTKWDQPSLGLKLGDGEPQGFDTDVARYLVNHLAHGAKVRITWRESPSSTREALLQNGTVDMIVASYSITRARKPKVTFGGPYAIVPQDTMVRADDTAIRRTSDLRGKRICLAQGSNSYRRIVDPPPDGKLDLPAHLVDAANYSDCVRKLAANQLDAVSTENLILAGFAEQDPGRFRLLNDPITNEKWAVGLKKGDTETCEAVNQAIADMWRTGTTTRLLRKWFGRTDLMLPSALPRPEGCP, encoded by the coding sequence ATGCGCAGGGCGGCGCTCGCGGGGGCGGCTGTGACGGTGGGGCTGGCCGCGTGTGGCGGCGGCGGCTCGTACGCCACGGTCGTGGACAAGATCAGGAACACCGGCACCGTCGTGGTCGGCACCAAATGGGACCAGCCGAGCCTCGGCCTGAAGCTCGGCGACGGCGAGCCCCAGGGCTTCGACACCGACGTCGCCCGCTACCTCGTCAACCACCTGGCCCACGGCGCCAAGGTGCGCATCACCTGGCGCGAGTCGCCGTCGTCCACCCGCGAGGCGCTGCTCCAGAACGGCACCGTGGACATGATCGTGGCCTCCTACTCCATCACCAGGGCCCGCAAGCCCAAGGTGACGTTCGGCGGCCCGTACGCGATCGTCCCGCAGGACACCATGGTCCGCGCCGACGACACCGCCATCCGGCGCACGAGCGACCTCAGGGGCAAGCGGATCTGCCTGGCCCAGGGCTCGAACTCCTACCGGCGGATCGTGGACCCGCCCCCCGACGGCAAGCTCGACCTGCCGGCCCACCTGGTGGACGCCGCCAACTACTCCGACTGCGTACGCAAGCTCGCCGCGAACCAGCTCGACGCCGTCAGCACCGAGAACCTGATCCTGGCCGGGTTCGCCGAGCAGGACCCCGGCAGGTTCCGGCTGCTCAACGACCCGATCACGAACGAGAAGTGGGCCGTCGGCCTCAAGAAGGGCGACACCGAGACCTGCGAGGCCGTCAACCAGGCGATCGCCGACATGTGGCGGACGGGCACGACCACCCGGTTGCTCCGCAAATGGTTCGGCAGGACCGATCTCATGCTGCCCTCCGCCCTGCCCCGCCCTGAAGGCTGTCCCTGA
- a CDS encoding amino acid ABC transporter permease has protein sequence MTTSVLFDAPGPRGRLRNHALTVISVIAVGAVLYGVYRGFDAKGQFEGKIWEPFLRWETWDFYIIPGLIGTLRAAAVAAVLALVFGAVFGLARLSDHKWIRVPAGAVVEVFRAIPLLLLIFFIFYLAPMVAGGGDYAFIAVVLGLMLYNGSVLAEVVRAGVYAVPKGQSEAAYAVGMRKNQVMRLVLLPQAVTAMMPAIVSQLVVLLKDTALGYIIAYVDLLNTGFKILPARFFGSLIPAAIVIGVIYVTLNMALSYLATWLERRSRRSRKTAARPVAAPGSAEVGVGAGQGTEGGGLAPDKPLE, from the coding sequence ATGACCACCTCCGTGCTGTTCGACGCGCCCGGCCCGCGCGGGCGGCTGCGCAACCACGCGCTGACCGTCATCAGCGTCATCGCGGTCGGCGCCGTGCTGTACGGCGTCTACCGCGGGTTCGACGCCAAGGGCCAGTTCGAGGGCAAGATCTGGGAGCCCTTCCTGCGGTGGGAGACCTGGGACTTCTACATCATCCCCGGTCTCATCGGCACGTTGCGGGCGGCGGCCGTGGCGGCGGTGCTCGCGCTGGTGTTCGGCGCGGTCTTCGGCCTGGCCAGGCTCTCCGACCACAAGTGGATCCGGGTGCCGGCCGGCGCGGTGGTCGAGGTGTTCCGGGCCATCCCGCTGCTGCTGCTGATCTTCTTCATCTTCTACCTGGCGCCGATGGTCGCCGGCGGCGGCGACTACGCGTTCATCGCCGTCGTGCTCGGCCTCATGCTCTACAACGGCTCCGTGCTGGCCGAGGTTGTCAGGGCCGGCGTGTACGCGGTGCCGAAGGGGCAGTCGGAGGCCGCGTACGCGGTGGGCATGCGCAAGAACCAGGTGATGCGGCTGGTCCTGCTGCCGCAGGCCGTCACGGCGATGATGCCCGCGATCGTCAGCCAGCTCGTGGTGCTGCTCAAGGACACCGCGCTCGGCTACATCATCGCCTACGTGGACCTGCTCAACACCGGCTTCAAGATCCTGCCGGCGCGGTTCTTCGGCTCGCTGATCCCGGCGGCCATCGTCATCGGCGTCATCTACGTGACGCTGAACATGGCGCTGAGCTACCTGGCCACCTGGCTGGAGCGGCGCAGCAGGCGCAGCCGCAAGACGGCGGCGCGGCCGGTCGCGGCGCCCGGCTCGGCCGAGGTCGGCGTGGGCGCCGGGCAGGGCACCGAGGGCGGCGGGCTGGCGCCCGACAAGCCCCTGGAGTGA
- a CDS encoding amino acid ABC transporter permease: MDELIKYAPDLALGFLENVKLSIVGVIASLILGTVLVAMRVSPTPVLRAAGTVYVNVVRNTPLTLVLAFSALGLSDQLGLVFSETPTTNSFWIVAMGLSLYTAAFVCEALRAGVNTVPMGQAEAARAIGLTFMQSLTMIILPQAFRAVIAPLGSVMIAMIKNTTVATAGGFLLESAAVMKITFDTTGASIPIFLGLVVAFMALTMPIGFFTGWLSRRLAVVR; the protein is encoded by the coding sequence ATGGACGAACTAATCAAGTACGCACCCGACCTCGCGCTGGGTTTCCTGGAGAACGTCAAGCTGTCGATCGTCGGCGTGATCGCCTCCTTGATCCTCGGCACGGTCCTGGTGGCGATGCGGGTCTCCCCCACTCCGGTCCTGCGCGCGGCCGGCACCGTCTACGTCAACGTGGTGCGCAACACCCCGCTGACGCTGGTGCTGGCGTTCTCCGCGCTGGGTCTGAGCGACCAGCTCGGCCTGGTCTTCTCCGAGACGCCGACGACCAACTCGTTCTGGATCGTGGCGATGGGGCTGTCGCTCTACACGGCGGCCTTCGTGTGCGAGGCGCTGCGCGCCGGCGTGAACACGGTGCCGATGGGCCAGGCCGAGGCGGCCAGGGCGATCGGGCTGACGTTCATGCAGTCGCTCACGATGATCATCCTGCCGCAGGCGTTCCGCGCGGTCATCGCGCCGCTGGGCAGCGTGATGATCGCCATGATCAAGAACACCACGGTCGCGACCGCGGGCGGCTTCCTGCTGGAGTCGGCGGCCGTCATGAAGATCACCTTTGACACGACCGGCGCGTCGATCCCGATCTTCCTCGGCCTCGTCGTCGCCTTCATGGCGCTGACCATGCCCATCGGGTTCTTCACCGGCTGGCTGTCGCGGCGCCTGGCGGTGGTCCGATGA
- a CDS encoding glutamate ABC transporter substrate-binding protein: MADKITGGGTVVVGTKWDQPSLGLKMGNEPEGFDVDVAKAVLKEVNGGKDVKIEWKESASSNREPFLQNGTVDIVFATYSITEERKGKVTFGGPYVVAHQDIMVRKDDTSINTPQDLKGKKICKASGSNSYKRITDPPPDGELDIDATTVDAANYSECVQKLTGSNLDAVTTDDLILAGFAKQAGGNFKVLGQGFTDEKYGIGLKKGDTKTCEAVNKAVAALWSNGTMKTLLDKWFGGIQGLKVSTEAPAAEGCA, from the coding sequence GTGGCCGACAAGATCACTGGCGGCGGCACGGTCGTGGTCGGCACCAAGTGGGACCAGCCGAGCCTGGGCCTGAAGATGGGCAACGAGCCCGAGGGCTTCGACGTCGACGTGGCCAAGGCCGTGCTCAAGGAAGTGAACGGCGGCAAGGATGTGAAGATCGAGTGGAAGGAGTCGGCCTCGTCCAACCGCGAGCCGTTCCTCCAGAACGGCACGGTCGACATCGTCTTCGCCACCTACTCCATCACCGAGGAGCGCAAGGGCAAGGTCACCTTCGGTGGCCCGTACGTCGTCGCCCACCAGGACATCATGGTCCGCAAGGACGACACCTCGATCAACACCCCGCAGGACCTCAAGGGCAAGAAGATCTGCAAGGCCTCGGGCTCCAACTCCTACAAGCGCATCACCGACCCGCCCCCGGACGGTGAGCTCGACATCGACGCCACCACCGTCGACGCCGCCAACTACTCCGAGTGCGTGCAGAAGCTGACGGGCAGCAACCTCGACGCGGTCACCACCGACGACCTGATCCTGGCGGGCTTCGCCAAGCAGGCCGGCGGCAACTTCAAGGTGCTGGGCCAGGGCTTCACCGACGAGAAGTACGGCATCGGCCTGAAGAAGGGCGACACCAAGACCTGCGAGGCCGTCAACAAGGCGGTGGCCGCGCTGTGGAGCAACGGCACCATGAAGACGCTGCTGGACAAGTGGTTCGGCGGCATCCAGGGCCTCAAGGTGTCCACGGAAGCGCCCGCGGCCGAGGGTTGCGCCTGA
- a CDS encoding amino acid ABC transporter ATP-binding protein, with product MTENGDATPLVQLENVNKHFGALHVLKDINLTVSRGEVLVVIGPSGGGKSTLCRTINRLETINDGKIIFDGQVLPAEGKALARLRSEVGMVFQSFNLFAHKTIRENVTLGPTKVRGIAKDAADKRAMELLERVGIAAQADKYPAQLSGGQQQRVAIARALAMDPKMILFDEPTSALDPEMVQEVLDVMIGLARDGMTMMVVTHEMGFARRAANRVVFMADGQIVEENTPDEFFTNAQTDRARDFLSKILTH from the coding sequence ATGACGGAGAACGGGGACGCCACTCCACTGGTCCAGTTGGAGAACGTCAACAAGCACTTTGGGGCGCTGCATGTCCTGAAGGACATCAACTTGACCGTCTCTCGTGGCGAGGTTCTGGTCGTCATCGGCCCGTCGGGCGGCGGGAAGAGCACGCTCTGCCGCACGATCAACCGGCTGGAGACGATCAACGACGGCAAGATCATATTTGACGGGCAGGTGCTGCCCGCCGAGGGCAAGGCGCTGGCCAGGCTGCGTTCCGAGGTCGGAATGGTCTTCCAGTCGTTCAACTTGTTCGCCCACAAGACCATCCGGGAGAACGTCACGCTCGGCCCGACCAAGGTCCGCGGCATCGCCAAGGACGCCGCCGACAAGCGGGCGATGGAGCTGCTGGAGCGGGTGGGCATCGCGGCTCAGGCCGACAAGTACCCCGCGCAGCTCTCCGGCGGTCAGCAGCAGCGGGTCGCGATCGCCAGGGCACTGGCCATGGACCCGAAGATGATCCTGTTCGACGAGCCCACCTCCGCACTGGACCCCGAGATGGTGCAGGAGGTGCTCGACGTGATGATCGGCCTGGCGCGTGACGGCATGACCATGATGGTCGTCACGCACGAGATGGGGTTCGCCCGCCGTGCCGCCAACCGGGTCGTGTTCATGGCGGACGGGCAGATCGTCGAGGAGAACACCCCCGACGAGTTCTTCACCAACGCGCAGACGGATCGTGCGCGCGACTTCCTTTCGAAGATCCTCACGCACTGA
- the miaB gene encoding tRNA (N6-isopentenyl adenosine(37)-C2)-methylthiotransferase MiaB, producing MTVTQEGARTYEVRTYGCQMNVHDSERLSGLLEDAGYVPASDGETADVVVFNTCAVRENADNRLYGNLGHLRPAKTRNPRMQIAVGGCLAQKDQGEIVRKAPWVDVVFGTHNIGSLPVLLERARIEGEAQVELKEALEVFPSTLPTKRESAYAAWVSISVGCNNTCTFCIVPSLRGKEKDRRPGDILAEVQALVDQGALEVTLLGQNVNTYGVEFGDRLAFGKLLRACGDIDGLERVRFTSPHPAAFTDDVIAAMAETPNVMHQLHMPLQSGSDRVLKAMRRSYRAERYLGIIERVRAAMPDAAISTDIIVGFPGETEEDFQGTLDVVRQSRFANAFTFQYSIRPGTPAATMPDQVPKEVVQERYERLVALQEEISWEENKKQVGRTIEVLVAEGEGRKDDATRRLSGRAPDNRLVHFAVGSETPRPGDMVTVEVTYAAPHHLVADGAVLEVRRTRAGDAWEARQGAPAGADGAGVLLGMPTIGRPAPLPAATGGCSAH from the coding sequence ATGACTGTGACCCAGGAGGGCGCCCGCACATACGAAGTGCGCACATACGGGTGCCAGATGAACGTCCACGACTCCGAGCGGCTGTCGGGCCTGCTGGAGGACGCCGGTTACGTGCCCGCCTCCGACGGCGAGACGGCCGACGTGGTCGTGTTCAACACGTGCGCCGTGCGGGAGAACGCCGACAACCGCCTCTACGGCAACCTCGGCCACCTCCGGCCGGCCAAGACGCGCAACCCGCGCATGCAGATCGCCGTCGGCGGCTGCCTGGCGCAGAAGGACCAGGGCGAGATCGTCCGCAAGGCGCCCTGGGTCGACGTGGTGTTCGGCACGCACAACATCGGGTCGCTGCCGGTGCTGCTGGAGCGGGCCCGCATCGAGGGCGAGGCGCAGGTCGAGCTGAAGGAGGCGCTCGAGGTCTTCCCCTCGACGCTGCCCACCAAGCGCGAGTCCGCCTACGCCGCCTGGGTGTCCATCTCGGTCGGCTGCAACAACACCTGCACGTTCTGCATCGTGCCGTCGCTGCGCGGCAAGGAGAAGGACCGCCGCCCCGGCGACATCCTCGCCGAGGTCCAGGCCCTGGTGGACCAGGGCGCGCTGGAGGTCACGCTGCTCGGCCAGAACGTCAACACCTACGGCGTGGAGTTCGGCGACCGGCTCGCCTTCGGCAAGCTGCTGCGCGCCTGCGGCGACATCGACGGCCTGGAGCGCGTCCGCTTCACCTCGCCCCACCCGGCCGCCTTCACCGACGACGTGATCGCCGCCATGGCCGAGACGCCCAACGTCATGCACCAGTTGCACATGCCGCTGCAGTCGGGCTCCGACCGGGTGCTGAAGGCGATGCGGCGCTCGTACCGGGCCGAGCGCTACCTCGGCATCATCGAGCGCGTCCGCGCCGCGATGCCAGACGCGGCCATCTCCACCGACATCATCGTCGGCTTCCCCGGCGAGACGGAGGAGGACTTCCAGGGCACCCTGGACGTCGTCCGCCAGAGCCGCTTCGCCAACGCCTTCACCTTCCAGTACTCCATCCGCCCCGGCACGCCCGCGGCCACCATGCCCGACCAGGTGCCCAAGGAGGTCGTGCAGGAGCGCTACGAGCGGCTCGTGGCCCTGCAGGAGGAGATCTCCTGGGAGGAGAACAAGAAGCAGGTCGGGCGGACGATCGAGGTGCTGGTCGCGGAGGGCGAGGGCCGCAAGGACGACGCCACCCGCCGACTGTCCGGCCGCGCTCCTGACAACCGCCTCGTGCACTTCGCCGTGGGCTCCGAGACGCCTCGGCCGGGTGACATGGTGACCGTCGAGGTCACGTATGCGGCTCCGCATCATCTGGTGGCCGATGGGGCTGTGCTGGAGGTCCGGCGGACTCGGGCGGGGGATGCCTGGGAGGCTCGGCAGGGGGCTCCGGCGGGGGCCGATGGGGCGGGGGTGCTGCTGGGCATGCCCACCATCGGGCGGCCTGCGCCGCTGCCTGCGGCGACCGGGGGTTGCTCGGCCCACTGA
- a CDS encoding isocitrate lyase/PEP mutase family protein — protein sequence MTNANASALRALHVPGTPLILPNVWDAASARAVRDAGFPAVATSSAAVAHVLGYDDGEHTPVGEMMAAVARVARAVEGVPVTADVERGYGLKPAELVERLAEAGAAGCNIEDSVPGSGELVEPERQAEFLAEVRAAAGDALVINARVDVYLYGRGQDVRQEAVARGRRYLEAGADCVYPILASGEDEIRALVSALGAPVNVYLGPRTPGIQRLAELGVARVSFGSGLHQAADAFTRGMIAKVVEGRNPF from the coding sequence ATGACGAATGCCAACGCGTCCGCACTGCGTGCCCTCCACGTCCCGGGCACCCCGCTGATCCTCCCCAACGTCTGGGACGCCGCCTCCGCCCGCGCCGTCCGCGACGCGGGTTTCCCCGCGGTGGCCACCAGCAGCGCCGCGGTCGCGCACGTCCTCGGCTACGACGACGGCGAGCACACGCCGGTCGGCGAGATGATGGCGGCCGTCGCCCGGGTGGCCAGGGCGGTGGAGGGCGTGCCCGTGACGGCGGACGTCGAGCGCGGGTACGGGCTCAAGCCCGCCGAGCTGGTCGAACGCCTGGCGGAGGCGGGCGCGGCCGGCTGCAACATCGAGGACTCCGTGCCCGGCAGCGGGGAGCTGGTGGAGCCGGAGAGGCAGGCGGAGTTCCTGGCCGAGGTGCGGGCAGCCGCCGGCGACGCGCTGGTGATCAACGCGCGGGTCGACGTTTACCTGTACGGGCGGGGCCAGGACGTCAGGCAGGAGGCCGTCGCGCGCGGGCGGCGGTACCTGGAGGCGGGGGCGGACTGCGTGTACCCCATCCTGGCGAGCGGCGAGGACGAGATCAGGGCGCTGGTGAGCGCGCTGGGCGCACCGGTCAACGTGTACCTCGGCCCCCGGACGCCGGGAATCCAGCGGCTGGCGGAGCTGGGGGTGGCCAGGGTCAGCTTCGGGAGCGGCCTGCACCAGGCGGCCGACGCCTTCACCCGGGGGATGATCGCCAAGGTGGTGGAGGGCCGGAACCCCTTCTGA
- a CDS encoding class III extradiol ring-cleavage dioxygenase family protein has product MLVAAAVCPSTPLVVLGLPELRSACRTAIATLRRARPDALVVVGGAETTRTYDGGVAGTLRPWGVDRRAGTGEPVLPLSLTVARLLLDDTAPQGFQSVAFDATAADCLALGRRLGERAERVALLVTADGPASLSPRAPGRYDEAAGPYHDLIAKAVAAGEPAALAALDPQEADRLWVSGRAALQVLAGAAGTRTYQGRLLAQAAPYGVGYLAGAWLA; this is encoded by the coding sequence GTGCTTGTCGCCGCCGCCGTCTGCCCCTCAACCCCGCTGGTCGTGCTCGGGCTGCCCGAGCTGCGCTCCGCCTGTCGGACCGCGATCGCCACGCTGCGCCGGGCGCGGCCCGACGCGCTGGTCGTGGTGGGCGGGGCGGAGACGACCCGTACGTACGACGGCGGCGTGGCGGGCACCCTGCGCCCCTGGGGCGTGGACCGGCGGGCGGGCACCGGGGAGCCGGTGCTGCCGCTGTCGCTGACCGTCGCCCGGCTGCTCCTGGACGACACCGCGCCGCAGGGCTTCCAGTCCGTGGCGTTCGACGCGACGGCCGCGGACTGCCTGGCGCTGGGGCGGCGGCTGGGCGAGCGCGCGGAGCGGGTGGCGCTGCTGGTCACGGCCGACGGGCCGGCCAGCCTGAGCCCGCGGGCCCCGGGCAGATACGACGAGGCGGCGGGCCCGTACCATGACCTGATCGCCAAGGCCGTCGCGGCCGGCGAGCCCGCTGCGCTGGCCGCGCTCGACCCGCAGGAGGCCGACAGGCTGTGGGTGAGCGGGCGGGCCGCGCTGCAGGTGCTGGCGGGCGCGGCGGGCACGCGCACGTACCAGGGGCGCCTGCTGGCCCAGGCGGCTCCGTACGGGGTCGGCTACCTCGCAGGGGCGTGGCTGGCCTGA
- a CDS encoding ribonuclease Z produces MSSRELVVLGTSSAVPTRHRNHNGYLLRWDGQGFLFDPGEGTQRQMVHAGLSANDVHWLCLTHFHGDHCLGVPGVVQRIARDRVRHPVRALFPGSGEHYWRRLRHAAAFADTDVIAEHPLSGDLAGVGPLIARRLSHPVESYGYRVQEPAGRRMLPEKLAAHGIRGPEIGELQRTGSVRGITLAECSVPRPGQSAAFVMDTRLCDSVFELASGVDLLVIETTFLSAESALAKEYGHLTAFEAGVVAADAGVRRLVLTHFSERYGFADEPSFVEEVRRSFDGEVVTARDLMRIPVPKRQASHAPAR; encoded by the coding sequence GTGTCCTCACGTGAACTCGTGGTGCTGGGCACGTCCAGCGCCGTTCCTACCCGACACCGTAACCACAACGGCTACCTTCTGCGCTGGGACGGGCAGGGCTTCCTGTTCGACCCGGGCGAGGGCACGCAGCGGCAGATGGTGCACGCCGGGCTGAGCGCGAACGACGTGCACTGGCTGTGCCTGACGCACTTCCACGGCGACCACTGCCTGGGCGTGCCGGGCGTCGTCCAGCGCATCGCCCGCGACCGGGTGCGGCACCCGGTGCGCGCGCTCTTCCCCGGCTCGGGCGAGCACTACTGGCGGCGGCTGCGCCACGCCGCCGCGTTCGCCGACACGGACGTCATCGCCGAGCATCCCCTGTCCGGCGACCTCGCCGGCGTCGGGCCGCTCATCGCACGCCGCCTGTCACACCCCGTCGAGTCGTACGGCTACCGCGTCCAGGAGCCGGCCGGCCGCCGCATGCTGCCCGAGAAGCTGGCCGCCCACGGCATCCGCGGCCCCGAGATCGGCGAGCTGCAGCGCACCGGCTCCGTCCGCGGGATCACGCTGGCGGAGTGCAGCGTGCCCAGGCCGGGCCAGAGCGCGGCGTTCGTGATGGACACCCGGCTCTGCGACTCCGTCTTCGAGCTGGCCTCCGGGGTGGACCTGCTGGTGATCGAGACCACGTTCCTGTCCGCCGAGAGCGCGCTGGCCAAGGAGTACGGGCATCTGACGGCGTTCGAGGCGGGGGTCGTGGCGGCCGACGCGGGCGTGCGGCGGCTGGTGCTCACGCACTTCTCCGAGCGGTACGGCTTCGCCGACGAGCCGTCCTTCGTCGAGGAGGTACGCCGCAGCTTCGACGGCGAGGTGGTGACGGCCCGCGACCTGATGCGCATCCCGGTGCCGAAGCGTCAGGCCAGCCACGCCCCTGCGAGGTAG
- a CDS encoding methylated-DNA--[protein]-cysteine S-methyltransferase produces MTTTVAFAEVPTPVGPFVLGVTETGLVASGWGSRARLAGRLDLAEVHDADRTACVVAELNAYFAGELKTFETPIDWRLMSGSRLRVLQALHRVPYGKTVTYGELARLSGSSVPARGIGSIMGSNPIPIVVPCHRVIAGSGLGGFSGGEGVETKRWLLTHEGYLQPTLLDL; encoded by the coding sequence ATGACCACCACGGTTGCCTTCGCCGAGGTGCCCACGCCTGTGGGCCCGTTCGTGCTGGGCGTCACCGAGACCGGCCTCGTCGCGTCGGGCTGGGGGTCCCGCGCCCGGCTGGCGGGCCGGCTCGACCTGGCTGAGGTTCATGATGCGGATCGTACGGCCTGCGTGGTCGCCGAGCTGAACGCTTATTTCGCGGGCGAGCTGAAGACCTTCGAGACGCCGATCGACTGGCGGCTCATGTCGGGCTCGCGGCTGCGCGTGCTCCAGGCCCTGCATCGGGTCCCGTACGGCAAGACCGTCACCTACGGCGAGCTGGCCAGGCTGAGCGGCTCCAGCGTGCCCGCGCGGGGCATCGGCTCGATCATGGGCTCCAACCCGATCCCGATCGTCGTGCCCTGTCACCGGGTGATCGCGGGCAGCGGGCTGGGCGGGTTCAGCGGCGGCGAGGGCGTGGAGACCAAGCGGTGGTTGCTGACTCATGAGGGATACCTGCAACCGACGCTGCTCGATCTCTAG
- the miaA gene encoding tRNA (adenosine(37)-N6)-dimethylallyltransferase MiaA, translating to MPQQPVIAVVGPTAAGKSDLAVDLALRLGGECVNADSMQLYRGMDIGTAKLTEQERRGVPHHLLDVWDVTVTASVAEYQKLARAVIDAVEVPVLVGGSGLYVRAAIDELEFPGTEPEIRARLEAELAERGPAPLYERLRERDPAAAAAILPSNGRRIVRALEVIELSGRPFSATMPSYDAVYPSVQIGLEVPRPELDARIELRVERMWAAGLVDEVRALLDQGLAEGRTASRALGYAQVIRFLEGEWSEEQAMTETVRLTRRFARRQESWFRRDPRVCWLPYDAPDLLDRSLARIPGHACE from the coding sequence GTGCCTCAGCAGCCAGTCATCGCCGTCGTGGGCCCCACGGCCGCAGGAAAGTCCGATCTCGCCGTGGATCTCGCCCTCAGGCTGGGCGGCGAGTGCGTCAACGCCGACTCCATGCAGCTCTACCGCGGCATGGACATCGGCACGGCCAAGCTGACCGAGCAGGAGCGGCGCGGGGTGCCGCACCACCTGCTGGACGTCTGGGACGTGACGGTCACGGCCAGCGTGGCCGAGTACCAGAAGCTGGCCAGGGCGGTCATCGACGCCGTCGAGGTGCCCGTGCTGGTCGGCGGCAGCGGCCTGTACGTGCGGGCGGCCATCGACGAGCTGGAGTTCCCCGGCACGGAGCCGGAGATCAGGGCCCGGCTGGAGGCGGAGCTGGCCGAGCGCGGCCCCGCCCCGCTGTACGAGCGGCTGCGCGAGCGCGACCCGGCCGCGGCCGCGGCGATCCTGCCGAGCAACGGCCGCCGCATCGTGCGGGCCCTGGAGGTGATCGAGCTGTCCGGCCGCCCGTTCTCGGCCACGATGCCCTCCTACGACGCCGTGTACCCGAGCGTCCAGATCGGGCTGGAGGTGCCCAGGCCGGAGCTGGACGCGCGGATCGAGCTGAGGGTCGAGCGCATGTGGGCGGCGGGGCTGGTGGACGAGGTGCGCGCGCTGCTCGATCAGGGGCTGGCCGAGGGGCGTACGGCCAGCCGCGCACTCGGCTACGCGCAGGTGATCCGCTTCCTGGAGGGCGAGTGGAGCGAGGAGCAGGCGATGACCGAGACGGTCAGGCTGACCAGGCGGTTCGCCCGGCGGCAGGAGTCGTGGTTCCGGCGTGACCCGCGGGTCTGCTGGCTGCCCTACGACGCTCCGGACCTGCTTGACCGGTCCCTCGCGCGAATCCCGGGACACGCGTGCGAATAA
- the dapF gene encoding diaminopimelate epimerase, whose protein sequence is MRFLKGHGTENDFVILPDPDGVVDVSASLVAKICDRRAGLGADGVLRVARAKDSHEVSEQASQAEWFMDYHNSDGSVAEMCGNGVRVFARYLLEAGLEHGSEFAIATRGGLRQVRIEPNGDVTVDMGKPVVHGESVAMLGGHEYPGICVDMGNPHLACSIGDPVAQLDLTHQPGFDTTVFPAGVNVELFNPVGVSRAVMRVFERGSGETRSCGTGAVATAVAAAHLSGDTTGTWTVEVLGGTLTVILDEETSYLSGPAVIVASGELTLAE, encoded by the coding sequence ATGCGCTTTCTCAAGGGGCACGGCACCGAGAACGATTTCGTCATCCTGCCCGATCCCGACGGCGTGGTCGACGTGTCGGCCTCGCTCGTCGCCAAGATCTGTGACAGGAGAGCCGGCCTCGGCGCCGACGGCGTGCTCCGCGTGGCCCGCGCCAAGGACAGCCATGAGGTGAGCGAGCAGGCCTCGCAGGCCGAGTGGTTCATGGACTACCACAACTCCGACGGCAGCGTGGCCGAGATGTGCGGCAACGGCGTGCGCGTGTTCGCCCGCTACCTGCTCGAGGCGGGGCTGGAGCACGGCTCGGAGTTCGCGATCGCGACCAGGGGCGGGCTGCGCCAGGTGCGCATCGAGCCGAACGGCGACGTCACGGTGGACATGGGCAAGCCCGTCGTGCACGGCGAGAGCGTGGCCATGCTGGGCGGGCACGAGTATCCCGGGATCTGCGTCGACATGGGCAACCCCCACCTGGCGTGCTCGATCGGCGACCCCGTCGCCCAGCTCGACCTCACCCACCAGCCCGGGTTCGACACCACGGTCTTCCCCGCCGGGGTCAACGTCGAGTTGTTCAACCCGGTCGGCGTCAGCCGCGCCGTCATGCGCGTCTTCGAGCGCGGCTCGGGCGAGACCCGCTCCTGCGGCACCGGCGCGGTGGCCACGGCCGTCGCCGCCGCGCACCTGTCGGGCGACACCACCGGCACGTGGACGGTCGAGGTGCTGGGCGGCACGCTCACCGTGATCCTCGACGAGGAGACCAGCTACCTGTCCGGCCCCGCGGTGATCGTGGCCAGCGGCGAACTGACGCTTGCAGAATGA